TGTGGGAAAGAGCGGATTCTGTGTCCTGATGGAAACCGGTACCTATGCTTATCCGCCGTACAGGTTCTTCAGCGACAGGGGCTGTGCCGTGGACTGCGTCCACGCACAGTGCCTGAAGATAATCACGCAGACCGACAAGAAAAAATTACGGAGACTGCCGAAGACCAAGCCCGAAAAGTCATCTTACGGATCTTACCGTCTATAGGAAATTGAGATTGTTCCCAGTCCTTGGAGCAATTTCCGGAGAGTTTTTTAGCGTAAGCTATAAAATTTAAGTTAGAAATAGTGCAAAAAGCGCACGTTTTCATTTAAGGAAATGAAAGAACCGGACCGAGGTATGCCGGAGGCCCTTGCAGAATAGGGCCTCCGGAAGAGGATCGATGTTTCAGACCCCTATCCACTCGTTCCTGCATATCCTCTTCAGAGCGGATATGGCCG
The nucleotide sequence above comes from Candidatus Methanomethylophilus alvi Mx1201. Encoded proteins:
- a CDS encoding IS110 family transposase, whose product is MRYIGLDVHKDNITACILSDAGKVVFEKDFKKTDGTCDCLAELFDHVGKSGFCVLMETGTYAYPPYRFFSDRGCAVDCVHAQCLKIITQTDKKKLRRLPKTKPEKSSYGSYRL